The sequence below is a genomic window from Deinococcus cellulosilyticus NBRC 106333 = KACC 11606.
CTGTCCAGCGCCACCGAAACCACCCTGTCCCTGCCCTTCATCACCTTCGACCCCGAGACCCGCACCCCCCTTCACCTGGAGCGCAGCCTGTCCCGTGCCAAGTTTGAAGAGCTGACCGCTGACCTGCTCCGCCGCGTGAAAGACCCTGTGACCCAGGCCCTGCGTGACGCCAAACTGAGCGCCAGCGACATCAACGAAGTGATTCTGGTCGGGGGTTCCACCCGCATCCCCGCTGTGAAACGCATCGTGCGTGACATCATGGGCAAAGAACCCAACGAGAGCGTCAACCCCGATGAGGCCGTTGCGCTGGGTGCTGCCGTGCAGGCCGGAATCATCACCGGTGACTCCTCCCTCGGAGACATCGTGCTGGTGGACGTCACCCCCCTCACCCTGGGTGTGGAAGTCAAAGGTGGCATGATTGCCCCCCTGATCACCCGCAACACCACCGTTCCCGCCAAGAAGACCGAAGTCTTCACCACCGCTGAAAACAACCAGCCTGGCGTGGAAATCAACGTGCTGCAAGGTGAGCGCCCCATGGCCGCCGACAACAAATCTCTGGGTCGCTTCAAACTCGAAGGCATTCCCCCCATGCGTGCCGGTCAGCCCCAGATCGAAGTGACCTTCGACATCGACGCCAACGGCATTCTGCACGTGACTGCCCGCGAGAAATCCAGCGGCAAGGAGTCCAGCATCCGCATCGAGAACACCACCACCCTGGACAAGGGCGAAGTGGACCGCATGGTGCGCGAAGCCGAGCAGAACGCCAACGCTGACAAGCAGCGCAAAGAACGCACTGAGAAGAAAAACACCCTGGACAGCGTGCGCATTCAGGCCCTCGGAGCCATTGACGACTACGCCTCTGCTCCCCAGGACCTGAAAGACAAGGTCAAGGGCATCGCCGATGAAGCCGAACAGGCCATCCGTGATGACGCCGACAACAGCAAACTGGACGACATCAAGAACCGTCTGGAAGGGGCCATCCGCGACCTTGCTGCTGCCGGTCAGCCTGCACAGGGCCAGGAAGGTCAGGGCGCACAGCCCCAGGGCAACCAGAAAGCCGATGAAGACGTGATCGACGCCGACTTCAAACCTGCAGACTGATTCCATCTGTACAATGACACCCTGTAGGGGCGAGGCATGCCTCGCCCTTTTTTAACAACAACCGTGACAAGGAGCGTGCAATGAGCGAAGAGAACCTGAAAGACCAGCACCTGACCGAAGATCAGGTGGATGACAATGACACCGACACCACCAGTGGTTTTGATCCCGACAACCTTGACCCTGAAATGATGGCTGGCGTCCAGAAGATGATGGAGCAACTCCAGCGTGCCGATGAGCTCGAAAAAGAAGTGAACGACCTGAAAGGCAAATACGCCCGTCTGCTTGCCGACTTCGAGAATTACCGTCGGCGTACCAATCAGGATGTGCTGGACGCCCAGGGAGCAGGGGTGGCCAAAGCCGCAGAAGTCCTCTTCCCCATCCACGACGATCTGGATCGTGCACTGCAGGCTGCACAGCAGAACCCGGACAGTGTGATTGGAGGTCTGCAAGGCGTGCTGAACAACCTGCTGCGTTCCTTTGAAAAACTGGGTCTGGAACAGACCGGCAAAGAAGGGGAGCAGTTTGACCCCAATTTCCACGAAGCCCTCACCGTGGTTCCTGGCGAACAGGACGATGTGATCGTGCAGGTGTACCAGACCGGCTTCAAGATTGGAAGCCGCCTGATCCGTCCTGCCCGCGTGGTGGTCAGCAAGAAATAACGGCTGAGCCATCGGCCCATCCATACACACTGTAGGGGCGGGCCGATGGCTCGCCCTTCTCACAAGGAGGTGAGTCATGGCCTATAAGGACTATTACGACATCCTCGGGGTGAGCAAGACCGCCTCCGAAGATGAAATCAAATCTGCCTACCGCAAACTGGCGAAAAAATACCACCCGGACAAAAACAAGGATGATCCCGGTGCTGCAGACAAATTCAAGGAAATCGGTGAAGCCTACGCGGTCCTCTCCGATGCCGAGAAACGCAGGTATTACGACCAGTTCGGGGCCACCGGACAGGTTCCTCCAGGGGGTTACCCTGGTGGCGGCTTCAACCCTCAGGATTTCCAGGGTGGAGCGGCAGGGTTTGATCCCAGCCAGTTCAGTGATTTCTTCCAGCAGCTGTTCGGAATGGGAGGCATGGGAGGACGCGGAGGAAGCTCACGCTCCGGTGGCTTTCCCTTCGGTGACATGTTCGGAGGGGGATTTCAGGGGCAACCTGAACCCCAGGCCCACAACCTGCAGGCCAGCCTGAACATCTCCTTTCAGGAAGCCTACACTGGAGGTCCCAAAACCATCCAGATCGATGGAAAACGTCTGGAAATCAACATTCCTCCCTACACCCGCCACCACCAGAAGCTTCGTCTGAGGGGTCAGGCTCCAGGTGGAGGGGACATCATCCTGCGTCTGGATGTGAACCCGGATTCCACCTTCACGCTGGATGAAAACGACGTGCGGGTCAGTGTGGCTGTGCCCGTGACGGTTGCTGTGCTGGGAGGCAAATGGAAAGTCCCCACCCTCAAAGGGAACGTGGAACTGACCATTCCGGCTGGCACCAGCAGCGGCAAAACCCTGCGCCTGCGGGGTCTGGGCTGGAAACACAGGGACCACACCGGAGACCAGCTGGTCACCATTCAGATTCAGGTGCCCAGGGAACTCAGTGACCGGGAACGGGAGCTGTATCAGGAACTGGAATCGCTGAGGGGTTAGATCCCCCTGTGCATCGCTTCGCCTGGCACTGTCCCCCTTCGTTAAGGGGGACAGCTTCGAACGCATTGAGAAGCAGTGGAATCTGCCCCCCAGCAATCTCAAACGCCCACCATCCAGCATTCATGAAATCCATTTAACATAGACACCCCCTTGAGTTTTCATATTTTTGACAGCCCATGCCTGATACACTACCCCCTTGATGAAGGCTGGCCTGATTTTCCTCTCGCTGTCTCTGCTGGCAACAGCCCAGGCAAACCGTTTTGCCCCGGAGGGGGCAGGTGCCCTGATGCGGCTTCCCCATGCTGAGGGCGACGCTTACCTGTGGATTCCGCACAGCTGCAAAAGCAAAGCCTGCAGCATGATGGTGGTGTCCCACTCCAGAGGCAACACCTCTGATGCCACCCTGCAAAAACCGCACCTGATGGCTTTCTTTGAGACTTTCGTGGAGAACGGGGTTGCGGTGCTGATCAGCAATGACGCTGGCCCCAACACCTGGGGCAACGAAAAAGCCCTGCTGTACCTGAAAAACGTCTGGGAGGAAGCCCGCAGGAAGTTCAACTTTGGTGGCAAGACCTTTGCGATGGGGTACAGCATGGGAGGGGTCCCAGCCACCCTGAGTGTGCAGAAACAGCTGTATCCCGTCTCTGCCCTGATCCTGATTGATGCGCGGGTCAACATGCTGGGTTATGAAGCCTCCGATCCAAAACGGGTGCAGGAGATCAAGGTGGCCTATGAACAGCCAGATGGGGCAGTTGTCGGGCAGGTCCATGATCCCATGACCGGGGCTTTTTCAGGCAATGTCCCGGTCATGGTGATTGGCAGCAAGGACGACAGAACGGTTCCCTTTGAGGACAATGGAGAGAAGTTCTTTGAGCTTCATGGCAAAAACCCCAGCAGTGTGATGCTGCAACTGCCAGGAGGCCACCTGCACATGAACCGCTGGGACCCTGACACTGCACGGGACATCCTCGGATTTCTGAAGCACCTGCAGCCCATGCCTGCACCAAAACCGCTGGAAGCCAGCAGAAAATAAAAGAAGGACGCCAGAGGCGTCCTTCTTTTATTTTCCCTCTGGATCAGCGCAGCAGTCCAGCCCTCAGGCGGTGCATCTGCAGGGTGTGGGAGAACACGAGCAGACCTCCACTGAAAAGAAGCACCAACGGGATGGAGGACACAGCAGTGAAGTCCAGCACGCCCCAGTGGTTGAAGGCCCCCAGGTACCACAGCACAAAGTAGAACACTTCGAAGAGGGTGTGGTTCTGGCTGATGGCTCCCAGAGCCACCGCAAGGGTGGCGGTGAACAGGACTGCGGTCAGGACAGCCAGGGCTTCCAGCACCTGTCCGGTCAGCAGCAGGCGCAGGAACACGCTGCTGCACAGGGCAGCCCCAATCAGGAAAGCGGTGCACCATTTTGAGAACAGCAATTTCTCTCCATTCAGGGTGGTGAAAAGCACACCTGTCAGCTGATGGGCATGGGCACTGCTTCCCAGCCTGGAGAGCACCAGCACTGGAGCAATCAGCAGCAGGGGGAGCATCACTTCTGGGAAAACAAAGCCTGCAGCCCACAACGCTGCTGCCAGCACCATCAGCACTGGTGGGATGCCTTTCAGGGCAATCCTCAATTCAAGCCTGAGCACGTTCAGCCATGCGGGCATGGGCCGCAGGTCTTTGACCAGCTTCTGGACAGCAGAAACAGTTCTGTGCTGGGTTTTGTGGGGAACCTGATAGAGGGCTGCGCCCCAGCCCAGCAGCAGAATGCCTGCCAGCATCCATCCCAGACGACCCAGCAGGTATGCAGGGGTCCAGTCAAACCCGGTCCAGGTGAAGGTGTGGATGTTCAGGTTGTCCGCGACCCCAATGTTGACCTCCTGCAAGTTGGGCTGGTTGCTGATGCCGTAAAGGATGTCTTTCAGGACAGCAGCAACCCCCAGAGGGTCAGGAAAATCGCTGGTGATGGCCAGACTGGGAATCACCAGGGCCGTCCACAGGAAGAAAAACACAAGGTTCCCTGCACCTCCTCGCAGGCCCCGTGCAGCCTCGAAGAACACGGCAAGGCAGCTCACCAGAAACATGCTGGGCAGGGTGATGAACAGGGTGGGCAAAAAGAGCTGTGCTGCATCAATGCCGGTGGCCTCACCACGAAAAAGCTGCAGTGGGAGGGCAGTGATGGCCACAATCAGGGTCAGAAAGGACAGCAGGGCAAAGTTGCTGAAGGCTTTCGAGCACAGGTAGGTGAATTTCTGGATGGGACTGCTCAGGGTGAGTTGCCAGAGGCCCAGTCGGTGGTCCCGGTCCAGGGCATTTTTCACCAGATAAAACCCGGGCAGAATGAAGAGCATCGAACCCAGAATGGCGACCACCACCCCCACCCAGGCAGAGTTGTAGATGCCACGGGTGTTCATGGTGGTCAGGGTGACATAAGTGGCCTGTGAATCCGGCAGGTAATAGCCCGTCAGGATCACCATCACCAGCAGGGCCAGAATCATGTGAGGGCTGCGCAGGCGGTCTTTCAGGTCAGCCGAGGCGAGGCGCAAGCTGCGCATGGAACACCTCCTCCTTGCGGGTGTGGAACAGGTAGGCGTCTTCCAGGGAGGGGGTTACAGGCTGTGCATCGGGGTGAGGGGGCGTGGTACCGAGCATTCGCACCAGGACGCCATCTGCCTGCTGCACGCTGGCACTGATGACCCATTTGCGTTGCAGGTGCTGAAGTTCCGCTTCGGGGACCAGATGCTGCCAGACCTTGCCTTTCATGCTGTCCTGCAAAGCCCTGGTGTCGTTCTGGAACACCACCTGTCCTGCTGAGAGCAGAATCACCTGACGGGCTGCGGACTCCAGATCCGACACAATGTGGGTGGAAATCAGGATGATGCGTTCTTTTGCCATGGAGAGCAGCAGTTGTCGGAAACGCACCCGTTCTTCTGGATCAAGGCCCACGGTGGGCTCATCGAGGATCAGGAGGTCCGGTTCTCCAAGCAGGGCCTGGGCAATCCCCACCCGTTGCCGCATCCCACCGGAGAAATCACCAATGGGACGGTGCAGGGCACTGGAGAGGTTCAGGGCGTCCAGCAACTCCAGTGCCTGCTTTCTGGCTTTCAGGGACGGGATGTTTTTCAGGGCAGCCACATAATCCAGAAACTCCAGTGGACTGAGGTTGGGGTAGGCATTGAAGTCCTGGGGCAGGTAACCCAGACGGGAACGCAGCACCTGCGGCCGCCCGGTGATGTCCTCCCCGTTCCAGAGCAGCTTTCCCCGGGTGGGCCGGGTGAGGGTGGCCAGAATGCGAATCAGGCTGGATTTTCCTGCCCCGTTGGGTCCCAGCAGACCCGTGATTCCGGGTTGCAGATGGAGGTTCACATCCTGCAGGGCGATTTTCTCTTTCGAATAACGGTGGGTGAGGTGCTCAATGCTCAGGTCCATGTTCATTGCTCCTGGATGAATGTGCGGTGGTCTCAAAGAAGGGCCGCAGCGTTCTGGCCCTCATGATTGCCAAATGTACTGCACATGGAGGAGCAGGACTTCATCCAAAAGGAGGAGATGGGAATCAGGGACAAAAAGAGAAGCCAGACGCCTCTGAATTTCTGAAGGCGTCTGGCACCGTTGATTTGGAAATGTCTGCAGGATTTTTTCAGAGTGTCCCAGCAGGCTTTGCTCCGCCTGCCAGCACAATGTTCTGGCTTGCTGCCCACTCAGAGATCGGTCTGCGCTGGATCGCTGTGGCCATCAGGTCCGGAAACTGGTCCGGGGTGCAGGCAAAGCTGGGAATGTCAAAACCTGCAAAGGCCTCTGCCACACGGTGGTCAAAGCCAGGTTGACCGTCGTCGTTGAGGGCGAGCAATGCCACCACCTGCACCCCAGAGGCTTTCAGGTGGCCTGCGCGGCGGATCATGGCTTTCTGGTCTCCCCCTTCGTAAAGGTCGCTGATCAGGATCAGGATGGTTTCTTCGGGCCGCTCGATCAGCTTTTCGCAGTAAGCAAGTGCCTTGTTGATGTCGGTGCCCCCACCGAGTTGAATTCCGAAAAGCACCTCCACAGGGTCCGAAAGCTGGTCGGAGAGGTCCACGATCTCGGTGTCGAACACCACCATTTTGGTGCTGACAGACTTGATGGAAGCCATCACCGCACCAAAGATGCTGGAATACACCACCGAAGTGCCCATGCTGCCCGACTGGTCAATGCACAGCACAATGTCCCTGAGGGCAGATTTCTTGCGGCCAAAGCCAATTCTGCGCTCTGGAATGATGCTCTTGTAATCCTGCTGGTAGTGCTTGAGGTTCGCCCGGATGGTGCGGTTCCAGTCCATCTCGCTGTGCTTTGGACGGTTGTTGCGGATGGCCCGGTTCAGGCTTCCAGTGATGGCCTCCCGCATGGGCTCGGCCAGTTTGCGCTCCAGATCATCCACGACCTTGCGAACCACCAGACGGGCAGTGTCTTTCACCTTGTTGGGCATCACGGACTGCAGACTGATCAGGGTGGCCGCCAGATGCACATTTGGCTCCACGTTTTCCATGAATTCGGGTTCCAGCAGCATGCGTTCCATGCCCAGACGCTCGAAGGCGTCTTTCTGCATGACTTTCACCACACTGCTGGGGAAAAATTTGCGGATGTCTCCGAGCCACGCTGCAGCTTTGGGGGCACTGGACCCCAGACCTCCCGAGCGGTCCGAGTCATAGAGGGCTTCAAGCGCTTTATCCATGCGCAGGGCTTCACCCTGAAGTTTGCAGCCTGTGCCGTCCTGTTGCCCTCCCAGGATCAGTCTCCAGCGTTCCAGGCGGTTTGCGTTGTCCGGGTTTGAAACGGAATTTGAATGGTTTGTGGTCATGGGTGTCCTCTGGTTTATTTTAGCACGAACAGAATTCTTTGCATTGTTTTTGTGTTATAGCGTAATCACCCCTCACGGTTCCAGGCCAACCAAAGCAAGCAGGGTCATGGGATGTCTTTCCTGCTCTGGACGATCTGCTTTTCTCTGCCCCACACTCAAAGTAAGATTCAGGACTGGAAACCCCCACGGTGTTCCCTCTGGAGGAGTGCACAATGCTGGAATTTGAACACCTTACTTTTTCATTTGACCGTCAGGTCATCTTTCAAGACATGCAACTGGCCCTGCCCCAGAACACGTATGGCCTGATCGGGCGCAATGGCAGTGGAAAATCCACCCTGGTCAAACTCCTGCTGGGTGAACTGCACCCTTCCCAGGGTCGCATCCTGTTCGACGGCAAGCCCCTGATGCCCTCCTGCATTTCCTACATCCCAGAGAGCCTGAGTTTCGGACTGGACATACGGGTGCAGGAGTTTTTACGCTACATGGCTGGCATTCGTGGACTCAGCCTGAAGTGCATGCTGCAGATTGCAGAACAGCTGCATTTTGATGCCTTCCGCAGCCCCATGCGTGACCTCTCCTACGGAATGCTGCAAAAACTCAACTGGATTCAGGGACTGGCCAAAGAGCAGGCCCGGATCTTGATCATGGATGAAGCCACCGTGGGTCTGGATGATGGTGCCCGCAACCAGGTTCTGGCTTATTTCAAAACCCACTTTGCAGACCGTCACGCTTTCATGATCTCCCACCGCCTGGATGACCTGCTGACCACCAGCACTGCCTACCTCGCCCTTCAGAACCACACCCTGCACCCCATCGATATTTTTAAATATGTGGATGTGCATCTGAAAGAACAACATGGAAATGCCATCGTCACCACCACCCGCCCTTACCACCAGAGGGGAGACATCGACCCACAGAGGCTGCTCGGCATGGAAAACAGCATCGATTATGAGCGGCTGTACGGAGACCAGCATGGGTAAAATGCTGCTTCTGGTGCGCCTGATGCTGCACGAGTATTACCTGCGCACCTTCTGCGTGATGGAAATCTTGATTGCCTTTCTGGCCTTCACGCTCAGTGACCCTTCCCAGGACCCCCTGATGTTCCAGGAGCAACTGAGCCTGATGTTCTGCCTGACCAGTTTGCTGCTCGCATCCCGTCTGACGAGCCGTTTCAGGGGAAGCCTGCCGCGCATTCTGCGTGCAGAACTGGGCACCACCACCATTGCTCTGGGTCAGAACCTTGCCACCACGGTGCTCACCACCCTGCTGTATCTGCCCCTGATCCTGCGCTACAGTGTCCAGAGCCAGACATTGCCCACCAGTCTCCCTCATCTGATCCTGATGGCCTTTTTGTGCAGCAACCTGTTTTCTGTGCTGCTTTACAGAAAACACCTGAGCCTCAATCAGGGAGCAAAAGCCATCAACTCCACCTTTGGCCTGGGTGTCCTGCTGATCCTGGGGTGTTATTTTCTGGGCTCACGCTCTCAGGTGGGGCAACTGCTGCCCTTTTTTGCCGGAGATGCGAACACCCTCCTGATCGCCATTCCCAAAACCCTGCTGTACTCTGCCCTGCTGCTGTGGAGCCTCCGGCACTTCACAAGACGCAAAAACATTCTGATGGATTGAACATCAGTCCTTTTTCCAGAACTGCCACCACTGCCTGCGCCTGGTCTGCATCTGGGCAATGAAATGGCGCATCTCTCCGGCCTGCAGGACTTTTTGCTCATCGGGCACAAAAATGAAATGCACCTTGAAGAGTTTGAAAGGCCCTCTGGGTTTCAGGGTGTGCTCCTGAACGGCCTCCACCCCCAGTTCCCAGGGTTCCCCATTAAGCAGGCACTCCACAAAAGGTTCATTCCCCTCCATGGAGTGCATCACCAGACGCCAGTCGTACACCCCGAACTCGGTGAAATCGGTGGGAATGGCCCGCTGATTGACCAGTTCCACCCATGGCTGGGAGTGAAAGTGACTCAGCACTGCAGCACGGGTCTCAGGCTTCGGGGCACGCACCTGAGGGGTCCCCACATAAACCTTCCAGGTGCGAAGGAGACCAAACTCCGCATTCAGGCTGAACACCTGGTACTCGGGCTCCATGTTTTCAACGCACTGCCAGAGCACCTCATACATGGCGTTGCGCCAGTTGCGGCAGCCCTCATGGATGGCCTCCTGCGCGTCCTGCCCGAACTCGGTGATGCGTTCAGAAAGGGGACCGGACTGGGGATAGCGTTCCAGAAAGACCCGGAACTCCAGACCCACCTGCACCATGGTCGGGTGCTCCTGGCGGGCAAACTCCCGCACGGAACCCTTCATGCCTGGAAGCGAGAACGTGACGTCAGACTCCCGCACCCTCACCTGCATGGCCGGGAACATCTGACGCAGGCTCTCTGCAATCCATTTTTCGGACATTCACCCCTCCGGGAGTTGCCAGTCGATCGGGGGCAAATTTGCCTCCTCAAGTGCCTGATTGGTGCGACTGAAAGGACGACTGCCAAGAAAATGCTTCACACTTAACGGACTCGGGTGGCCTGACTCCAGCACCACATGCTGCGGGCCAGAGATCAGTTTCTTCTTCTTCCTAGCGTAACTGCCCCAGAGGATAAAAACCACCCTTTCGGTCTTTCGATTCACCGCCTGAATGATCGCATCCGTAAATTCCTCCCAGCCCTGGTTGGCATGGGAGTTGGGTTCTGCTTCCCGCACGGTGAGCACAGCATTCAGCATCAGGACACCCTGCTCTGCCCAGTGGATGAGTTCCCCATGTTTCGGAGCCTTGAAACCCACATCCTCTTTCAATTCCTTGTAAATGTTCTTCAATGAAGGCGGAGGGGTCACGCCCTTTTTCACACTGAAACTCAGACCATGCGCCTGACCTGCACCGTGATAAGGGTCCTGGCCCAGAATCAGCACCCGCACGTTCGCATAAGGGGTCAGTCTGAGGGCCGAAAACAGGTCCTCTCTGGGAGGGTAAACCTTGTTGTTGGCGTACTGCTCTTCCAGAAAGGCTTCCAGAGCAGCAAATTTTGGGGAATCCAGGACATCTTTCAAAACGTCTTGCCAGTCAGCGGGGATTAATTCACGTAGGTTCATGGGTTACTCCTTAATTGTTGGATCTTTATTGCTGGAAAGGTTGTAGGCCGAGTGTGTTAAGCAGAAGGCAGAAGGTCGAAGGCAGCGACCCAGTGCGAAGCAGGCCGTACTGCAAGCACGTCTTGGGGGTCAAGACAGAAGGCATGGCACAGGAAAACGACTTCATCGTTTTTACGGCCTTCATGAAGCTCTGGCATCAGCTTTAAAGAAGAGCCTTCTGCTTTCTGCCTTCTGCTCTCACCCATCATGCGCTCCCCAGAATCATGTGCAGCAAGGGAAGCACTTTTTCCCCTCTCTGAACATTGACCCCTTCATGGTCACCAGAGGCAATGAGGCTCTGGCCCTGTCTGGCCTGCTCTCCGAGTTTCTGGCGTTCTGCTGGGACAAAGGTGGAGAAGGTGCGTCGCATGAGGGGGAGGATGCGCTGGAAGCCCTCATCGGAAAGTTCACTGACCCACTGGTCGAGCAGATTCCAGAGGTTGTGGTCGTGGATCAGGATCAGGCCACTGCCTTTCAGGAACCCCTCGGCCCAGTTGGCGGCCTGTTCGGGTTCAGGGTTGCTGAGGCCCAGACGGAAAGATTTCGAGACTTCTTCGGGGGTGAGTTCATGGGTGTCGTTCAGCAGGCGCACCACCCGTCCAGTCACCAGACCATGCACGCCGCTCTGGGTGGAGATTTTTCTCAGGGCACGCTGCCACTCCTTCAGGTATTCTTCGTTTTGCAGGTTGCGCAGGGCAGCGTGGGTGCTCTGGATCAGTTCCATCATCTGTGTGGCGGCTTCATCGTCCAGAGAGGCCACAGCATTGGACAGGCCCACGCACACCCGGGCGATCAGGCCATCAAGCACGTGCAGCAGAAGCTGGGTGTCGGTCTGGCGCACGTTGCCGTAACGGGCCACCTGCCCGAGACTGGGAATGGCCTGCATCAGGTGGGTCACATCCGTGCTGCTTGCGGCCAGATCACTGAGCTTCTCAATGCTTCTGTGGGTGGCCTCGGACAGGTTGGCCAGCAAGGTGTCCTGCAAAACGTGGGTGACTTCTGGCAGGGCCGTGGCATGCTGGATCAGCTCCAGAACACGGTGCTCTGAAGCGGTTGCGACGGTTTGCCCGTAACGTCCAGCCTCAATCAGGCGGATTTCATATTCAGGCATCCATTGCAGGGTCCAGCCTTCCTTGAAGGTGCCCTTGGTGGACACCGGACGGAACTCCCCCCAGTTCACCCCGAGCAGGCGAAGTCGGTGCAGCACCTGGGAGCGCTCCAGATCGGTCTCTTTGCGAAGGTCCAGATCGATGTCCTTTGCTCCAGCAGAGGGCTGCAACCGGAGGCGTTTCTGCAGGGCCTGCAGGTCACGGGAAAGAGGAGCACTGGGCACCTCTGCAGGCACCGTTCCAAGCTCCTCACCCAGGATCAGTTCCTGATGAATCACCTGCACCATCGAATCATCCCCGAAGCACAGCACGGCACGCACAGCGTCCATCAGTTCAGGAAGGCCAGGGACCTTGCGCTGGGTCAGGGCGGTCAGGGTGTCGGCCAGACGCACCGCCTCAATCACCGAGGCACTGGAAGCGTCCAGGTCTTTGCTTCTCAGAAGCTGTGCCACCCGCACCATCCAGGAGACGGTGGGATTCTCGGGATTTCGCCACAGATGCGAATACCAGCCTGGAGATTCCACCCCGGCCCCATATCCGCTGCTGAAGGCCAGACGCCCGTGGGTCCAGGGCACCCAGGTCATGGCGACTTTGGTCTTCGGGAGGTCTTTCAGGAGGGCTTTGTCTGCTTTTGCGTTGCCCAGATCCAGCAGTGCAGGGGCGTGCCATGCTCCGCAAATCACGGCAATCTTCTCAAAACCGTCCTTCTGGGCTTTGCGGATGGTTTCCCGCATGAAAGCTTCACGCTGTTCCTCGAAGGCGGTGGCCGGTCTGGGGGCATCTTCGGGAGTCACCAGAAGCTCCCTGAGGGCACCCATCGCACCCAGCACCGCCTCAAAGATCCCCTCTTCATTGCCTCTAAGCTCCACATGGTGCTCCCACCAGCGTTCACTGTCCGAATAACCTGCAGCCTCTGCCAGATGGGAAATCGGGTCCTTCTGGAAAGGGCTTGCCTCGATCATTTCTTCCACAACGGCTTCCCGGGGGGCAAGCCAGTGCACTTGCGGCATGTCCATGAAACGCACCCGCACACCATGCTGGGCACCGTATTTCATGGCAATCCACTCAGGGCTGAACTCTGCAAAAGGAAAGAAGGCACAGCGACCCGG
It includes:
- a CDS encoding DUF5682 family protein — translated: MSNVHLFGIRHHGPGSARSLKAALERLEPDVILIEGPPEAEPLLGYLESEELKPPVAMLSYVPEDPGRCAFFPFAEFSPEWIAMKYGAQHGVRVRFMDMPQVHWLAPREAVVEEMIEASPFQKDPISHLAEAAGYSDSERWWEHHVELRGNEEGIFEAVLGAMGALRELLVTPEDAPRPATAFEEQREAFMRETIRKAQKDGFEKIAVICGAWHAPALLDLGNAKADKALLKDLPKTKVAMTWVPWTHGRLAFSSGYGAGVESPGWYSHLWRNPENPTVSWMVRVAQLLRSKDLDASSASVIEAVRLADTLTALTQRKVPGLPELMDAVRAVLCFGDDSMVQVIHQELILGEELGTVPAEVPSAPLSRDLQALQKRLRLQPSAGAKDIDLDLRKETDLERSQVLHRLRLLGVNWGEFRPVSTKGTFKEGWTLQWMPEYEIRLIEAGRYGQTVATASEHRVLELIQHATALPEVTHVLQDTLLANLSEATHRSIEKLSDLAASSTDVTHLMQAIPSLGQVARYGNVRQTDTQLLLHVLDGLIARVCVGLSNAVASLDDEAATQMMELIQSTHAALRNLQNEEYLKEWQRALRKISTQSGVHGLVTGRVVRLLNDTHELTPEEVSKSFRLGLSNPEPEQAANWAEGFLKGSGLILIHDHNLWNLLDQWVSELSDEGFQRILPLMRRTFSTFVPAERQKLGEQARQGQSLIASGDHEGVNVQRGEKVLPLLHMILGSA
- a CDS encoding uracil-DNA glycosylase codes for the protein MNLRELIPADWQDVLKDVLDSPKFAALEAFLEEQYANNKVYPPREDLFSALRLTPYANVRVLILGQDPYHGAGQAHGLSFSVKKGVTPPPSLKNIYKELKEDVGFKAPKHGELIHWAEQGVLMLNAVLTVREAEPNSHANQGWEEFTDAIIQAVNRKTERVVFILWGSYARKKKKLISGPQHVVLESGHPSPLSVKHFLGSRPFSRTNQALEEANLPPIDWQLPEG